In one window of Drosophila mauritiana strain mau12 chromosome X, ASM438214v1, whole genome shotgun sequence DNA:
- the LOC117146432 gene encoding E3 ubiquitin-protein ligase UBR1: MDRYDMEDVVVAPPAECSSPLKEWRLKRQAGTLDRSDIIEFLKRESPKYFDYQTSATVKDTNVITLKCMFKESLAKEEIIDVVVEFMLGDNPSSALEKLRLEGNTATVCGKVFKNGEPTYSCRECGVDPTCVLCVNCFKRSAHRFHKYKMSTSGGGGCCDCGDDEAWKKDQYCELHLANRKNPLESKILTDAVLERVEICFGAILAFCVSYLEIEPNASLQCLDGNVEGGQVDGAQYCTVLYNDESHTFDQVIQTLTKIAKCRPKDAMEIVAAIDREGRAVVKCDTFEECNKLKVSIENQMILPTSLLSTARNNQSLRTSVLHVGAVACQQFALQLLGWFQEFLVRHYLFRKTFSELVQRKQETFCIRHILEYDVKLWKTARTCWHRLLISGMLMEYDNKMILAQEFSRRYATIVEDFISDDHDHAFSIVSLSVQLFTVPSIAHHLIAHEGIFDKLLHTFYHVAIEKFIRNKTLHFSKNIASLTFFKRANYILYDLRYLLSLKPDVLSNDLRNGFLEGCRALMRVLNVMQGMESMTRQTGQHMDYEPEWECAFNLHIKLATTISQVIDWASGDVKLLRKLYKMTMRALVSNSFIVGGEKVMQPKKVAGHVANCLVYDISVQPVSIHLPLSRFFAGIYLHLGAHDLTYDGLQTETEALSIKLTPREIIEPVLCTQAMIAQVGAGLWRRNGYTLLHQLYFYRNVRCRVEMLDRDIACLQIGASLMESNEFLIHVLNRFNTIPWLQENYWSILSGNEMNDDIIREASIFDEFLELLIVIIGERWMPGVSMVTEEDRLRKEIIQLLCIKPYSHSELSRALPDGNSGNSDNVFEEVINTVAVFKKPVGADSKGVYELKEHLLEEFNMYFYHYTKEDKSKAEELQRERRKAKKQLVCCPPPMLPKLTPAFTSMANILQCPVFLNICVLIMERALNTYSRSFTESHLQKVLHLLGYAIQEELSENYPFLSFYERSQEYGVLEKLEELARCPRLEAHYDFVLWTIERFKQLQAKQSPSDGGAGPSCSQQKTGEKLSLSAEEQAREERENRARLAAERRAHIMAQMQKAQKSFISSNAEMFADTENETRKESASTGPMDWEDIPSEEEQGAVGLESNVACLGPHRKIYHGSDDTFKCILCFENCAISRGGRQLVSSAFVQTSRVIFTTPNLRNSKSALHISCCGHVMHYSCWLEYFSNEEFKELRRPHRNRAALAQTANVEFQCPYCRTLSNTIVPVTETLPAFSAPPSPNESYLPLDSFVEMMSTLAIELGHMKDHELTTLPSVSHILRLSGVVGGMAQYERSVQLIKNPPRLHGDYMEGIEFLKKALLNTMKVQHSHLKVQLGIESIEIVAILWDSCSYTLQALEIYLYAVEKPLKAELSMRHQSCARNLVRACSRSSALEWENDVPLLASMRTQAEFSSRLLDTIFNHSDTSVLVWDCFRVLVPFQFAVLNLMVPEMGFKTIIPSGSMFDFYIMQTMFLAQLTKAVLCFDVNKEKAKRAEKTPNPELTQLDYVEQLPSRIRDNMIDFYRRYNIPARVLQKTQQKQLEEEESEENQGHVQTVVIPCESHDLALLLEYVQRQMSSFLRCSCLFYRFLTDVDFPDTFPTDQPDRFDLMCQYLGLDPMLGVYFDMETVYATMMHSFASHPHIDLEVEQRCQPEERGATDLQVEPCLRPLPRLKVLCDDFSDLINSVSDIFCPNNEREEMKTPTMCLICGLILCGQSYCCQPELGSMHSVGACTHHALACGAEVGIFLRIRDCQVVYLGRGKGCFVPPPYLDEYGETDMGLRRGNPLRLSEAAYRKIYLQWLGHGLHGEIARLNDNANVAAAAQWHHM, translated from the exons ATGGATCGCTACGACATGGAGGACGTCGTTGTGGCGCCCCCTGCCGAGTGCAGCTCGCCGCTTAAGGAGTGGCGCCTCAAGCGCCAGGCGGGCACACTAGACCGCTCCGATATCATCGAGTTCTTAAAGCGCGAGTCGCCCAAGTATTTTGATTACCAGACTAGCGCTACGGTTAAAG ATACCAATGTGATTACTC TGAAGTGCATGTTTAAGGAGTCGCTGGCCAAGGAGGAGATCATCGATGTCGTTGTGGAGTTTATGCTGGGCGACAATCCTTCCTCCGCACTGGAGAAGCTCCGACTGGAGGGCAACACGGCCACCGTCTGTGGCAAGGTCTTTAAGAACGGGGAGCCCACCTACAGCTGCCGCGAGTGCGGCGTTGATCCCACCTGCGTGCTTTGCGTCAACTGTTTCAAGCGCTCGGCGCATCGCTTCCACAAGTACAAGATGTCCACatccggcggcggcggctgctgtGACTGCGGAGACGACGAGGCCTGGAAGAAGGATCAGTACTGCGAGCTGCATCTG GCAAATCGCAAGAATCCGCTGGAGAGCAAGATCCTGACCGATGCAGTACTGGAGCGTGTTGAGATCTGCTTTGGGGCAATCCTCGCCTTCTGCGTGAGTTATCTTGAAATCGAGCCAAACGCCAGTCTACAGTGCCTGGATGGAAACGTGGAAGGCGGCCAAGTGGACGGAGCACAGTACTGCACTGTGCTCTACAATGATGAGTCGCACACGTTCGACCAGGTCATCCAAACGCTTACCAAAATTGCCAAGTGTCGGCCAAAGGACGCCATGGAAATCGTGGCGGCGATTGATCGCGAGGGACGAGCAGTGGTCAAATGCGATACATTTGAG GAGTGCAACAAACTGAAGGTATCCATCGAAAACCAAATGATTCTGCCGACCTCCCTGCTGTCGACGGCGCGCAACAACCAGTCGCTCAGGACATCGGTACTGCACGTCGGGGCCGTGGCCTGCCAGCAGTTTGCCCTGCAGCTGCTCGGCTGGTTCCAGGAGTTCCTGGTGCGACACTACCTCTTCCGTAAGACGTTCTCCGAGTTGGTGCAGCGCAAGCAGGAGACATTCTGCATTCGCCACATCCTCGAGTACGACGTGAAGCTGTGGAAGACTGCGCGTACCTGCTGGCACCGCCTCCTGATCTCTGGCATGCTTATGGAGTACGACAACAAGATGATCCTAGCCCAGGAGTTTTCGCGACGCTACGCCACTATTGTGGAGGACTTTATCAGTGATGATCATGATCACGCCTTTTCGATTGTGTCGCTTAGCGTCCAGCTGTTCACGGTGCCCAGCATTGCCCATCATCTGATCGCTCATGAGGGCATCTTTGACAAGCTGCTGCACACGTTCTACCACGTTGCCATCGAGAAGTTCATCCGTAACAAGACGCTGCACTTTAGCAAGAACATCGCCAGCCTCACCTTCTTCAAGCGGGCCAACTACATCCTCTACGATCTGCGATACCTGCTCAGCCTAAAGCCGGATGTACTGAGCAATGATCTACGGAACGGTTTCCTAGAAG GCTGCCGAGCTTTGATGCGCGTTCTAAACGTGATGCAGGGCATGGAGTCGATGACCAGACAGACGGGCCAACATATGGACTACGAGCCAGAGTGGGAGTGCGCCTTCAATCTGCACATCAAGCTGGCCACGACCATCTCGCAGGTGATTGATTGGGCGTCCGGCGATGTGAAGCTGCTGCGTAAGCTCTACAAGATGACAATGCGGGCGCTGGTGAGCAACAGTTTTATTGTGGGTGGCGAGAAGGTCATGCAGCCAAAAAAAGTGGCTGGCCATGTAGCCAACTGTTTAGTTTACGACATATCAGTGCAGCCGGTGTCCATCCACTTGCCTTTGTCGCGTTTCTTCGCCGGAATCTATCTGCACTTGGGTGCCCACGATTTAACCTACGACGGGCTGCAGACGGAAACAGAAGCGTTGAGCATCAAGCTAACGCCCAGGGAGATTATAGAACCGGTTTTGTGCACCCAAGCAATGATCGCCCAGGTGGGCGCAGGACTATGGCGCCGCAATGGTTACACCCTGCTGCACCAGCTCTACTTCTACCGAAATGTGCGTTGCCGCGTGGAGATGCTGGACAGGGACATAGCCTGCCTGCAGATAGGCGCCTCCCTAATGGAGAGCAACGAGTTCCTGATCCATGTGTTGAATAGGTTCAACACAATCCCCTGGTTACAGGAAAACTACTGGTCCATATTGTCGGGTAATGAAATGAACGATGACATCATTCGAGAGGCATCAATCTTTGACGAGTTCCTGGAACTTCTTATCGTGATCATTGGAGAACGTTGGATGCCTGGCGTTTCGATGGTGACCGAAGAGGATCGCCTGCGCAAGGAGATCATCCAGCTGTTGTGTATCAAACCCTACTCACACTCGGAGTTGAGTCGCGCCTTGCCAGATGGCAATAGCGGAAATAGCGACAACGTTTTCGAGGAAGTTATCAACACTGTGGCCGTGTTCAAGAAACCCGTTGGAGCCGACAGCAAGGGGGTGTACGAACTAAAGGAGCATTTGCTTGAGGAGTTCAACATGTACTTCTATCACTACACCAAAGAGGACAAGTCCAAGGCCGAGGAACTGCAACGGGAGCGCCGAAAGGCCAAGAAGCAGCTTGTCTGCTGCCCGCCACCAATGTTGCCAAAACTAACACCAGCCTTCAC ATCCATGGCCAACATCCTGCAGTGCCCTGTGTTCCTCAACATCTGCGTGTTGATTATGGAAAGGGCTTTAAATACTTACAGTCGCTCCTTTACCGAATCCCATCTTCAAAAG GTCCTTCACCTGCTTGGTTATGCCATTCAGGAGGAGCTTAGCGAGAACTATCCCTTCTTGAGCTTCTACGAGCGTTCCCAGGAGTACGGAGTTCTGGAGAAGTTGGAAGAGCTCGCCCGCTGCCCGAGG TTGGAGGCTCATTACGACTTTGTGCTGTGGACCATCGAGCGTTTCAAGCAGCTGCAGGCAAAGCAGTCTCCCAGTGATGGTGGAGCAGGACCCAGTTGCTCTCAGCAAAAAACCGGGGAGAAACTGTCACTCAGCGCCGAGGAGCAGGCGCGTGAGGAGAGGGAAAATCGTGCTCGTCTAGCAGCCGAGCGTCGAGCCCACATAATGGCCCAGATGCAGAAAGCCCAGAAGTCGTTCATAAGCAGCAATGCAGAAATGTTTGCGGACACCGAAAACGAAACACGCAAAGAGTCAGCATCCACGGGTCCAATGGATTGGGAGGATATACCCTCCGAGGAGGAACAGGGAGCAGTGGGCCTTGAGTCGAACGTAGCCTGCTTGGGACCGCACCGCAAGATTTATCATGGCAGCGATGATACCTTCAAATGCATCCTATGCTTCGAGAACTGTGCCATCAGCCGTGGGGGCCGGCAATTGGTTAGCTCTGCCTTTGTCCAAACCTCACGTGTGATCTTCACTACGCCCAATTTGCGTAATAGTAAGAGCGCACTGCACATTAGTTGCTGCGGCCATGTGATGCACTACAGCTGCTGGCTGGAGTACTTCAGCAACGAGGAGTTCAAGGAGCTGCGTCGTCCGCACCGCAATCGTGCGGCCCTAGCCCAGACCGCCAACGTGGAGTTCCAATGTCCGTATTGCCGAACCCTAAGTAACACTATAGTACCGGTAACCGAAACGCTGCCTGCTTTTTCGGCGCCTCCTTCACCGAACGAAAGCTATTTACCATTGGACAGTTTCGTGGAGATGATGAGCACACTGGCCATCGAACTGGGTCACATGAAGGACCACGAATTGACAACACTTCCAAGTGTGTCCCACATTTTGCGCTTGTCTGGCGTGGTCGGTGGCATGGCTCAATACGAGCGGAGCGTGCAGCTCATCAAGAATCCTCCTAGGTTGCATGGTGACTACATGGAAGGGATAGAATTCCTAAAAAAAGCCCTGCTAAATACCATGAAGGTTCAGCACTCACATCTAAAGGTCCAACTAGGCATCGAAAGTATCGAGATTGTAGCCATACTGTGGGACAGCTGCAGCTACACGCTGCAGGCGCTGGAGATCTATTTGTACGCGGTCGAGAAGCCATTGAAGGCCGAGCTGTCAATGCGCCACCAGAGCTGTGCCAGGAACTTGGTGAGGGCTTGCTCACGCAGCTCCGCCTTGGAATGGGAAAATGATGTTCCATTGCTTGCGTCGATGCGTACCCAGGCGGAGTTCTCCTCTAGACTGCTAGATACAATCTTTAATCATAGTGACACCAGTGTGCTCGTATGGGACTGCTTCCGCGTGCTGGTGCCGTTCCAGTTTGCAGTGCTCAATCTGATGGTACCCGAGATGG GATTTAAAACAATCATACCCAGCGGCAGCATGTTCGACTTTTACATCATGCAGACTATGTTCCTGGCCCAGCTCACCAAGGCGGTCCTCTGCTTTGACGTGAATAAGGAGAAGGCCAAACGAGCGGAGAAGACGCCCAATCCTGAACTTACACAATTGGATTACGTAGAGCAGCTACCATCAAGAATTCGGGACAACATGATCGACTTTTATCGACGCTACAATATCCCAGCCAGAGTGCTGCAGAAGACTCAACAGAAACAGCTGGAGGAGGAAGAATCGGAAGAGAATCAGGGTCATGTGCAGACAGTGGTGATACCCTGTGAATCGCATGATTTGGCCCTTCTTCTCGAGTACGTGCAGCGACAGATGAGCTCATTCCTGCGCTGCTCCTGTCTCTTCTATCGCTTTCTCACCGATGTGGATTTCCCAGACACGTTTCCCACAGATCAACCGGATCGCTTTGATCTGATGTGCCAGTACTTGGGTCTGGACCCCATGCTGGGTGTCTACTTTGATATGGAGACGGTATACGCCACCATGATGCACTCGTTTGCCTCGCATCCTCACATTGACCTTGAAGTGGAACAGCGTTGCCAGCCTGAAGAACGAGGGGCGACGGACCTTCAGGTGGAGCCTTGCCTGCGCCCGCTGCCACGCTTAAAGGTACTGTGTGATGACTTCAGCGATTTGATCAACAGCGTCTCGGACATCTTCTGTCCGAACAACGAGCGCGAGGAGATGAAGACGCCAACGATGTGTCTGATATGCGGCTTAATCCTGTGCGGTCAGTCGTACTGCTGCCAGCCAGAGCTGGGCAGCATGCACTCGGTGGGCGCGTGCACTCATCACGCTCTCGCTTGTGGCGCCGAAGTGGGCATCTTTCTGCGCATTCGCGACTGCCAGGTGGTGTACCTGGGCCGCGGCAAGGGGTGCTTCGTCCCGCCGCCATATTTGGACGAGTACGGCGAGACGGATATGGGTCTGAGGCGCGGCAATCCGCTGAGACTGTCCGAGGCGGCTTACAGAAAGATCTACCTGCAGTGGCTGGGACATGGGCTGCACGGGGAGATCGCCCGTCTGAACGACAATGCTAatgtggcggcggcggcgcaGTGGCATCACATGTAG